The following proteins are co-located in the Trichomycterus rosablanca isolate fTriRos1 chromosome 14, fTriRos1.hap1, whole genome shotgun sequence genome:
- the nop10 gene encoding H/ACA ribonucleoprotein complex subunit 3 — protein sequence MFLQFYFNENGERVYTLKKLDSEGRPTTSAHPARFSPDDKFSRHRVTMKKRFGLLITQQPRPVL from the exons ATGTTCCTGCAGTTTTACTTCAACGAGAACGGAGAGAGAGTTTATACTCTCAAG aAGCTGGATTCGGAGGGTCGTCCCACCACCTCGGCTCACCCGGCTCGATTCTCTCCCGACGATAAATTCTCCAGACATCGAGTAACGATGAAGAAACGTTTTGGATTGTTGATCACCCAGCAGCCTCGGCCCGTGCTCTGA
- the LOC134326928 gene encoding solute carrier family 12 member 6-like, with protein sequence MASSVRFTVTPTKAEDVPGLSDASPDISSRGARVHFGSRESVSNSEDTPDRSHHDQGEGNPKISSVYINNSHNTDDDDFYDRNLALFEEEMDTRPKVSSLLSHLANYTNLTQGAREHEEAESIGEKRKPHKSPQMGTFMGVYLPCLQNIFGVILFLRLTWVVGTAGVLQALCIVFICCCCTMLTAISMSAIATNGVVPAGGSYFMISRSLGPEFGGAVGLCFYLGTTFAGSMYILGAIEILLMYIAPSAAVFYSHEPEGEAAAMLNNMRVYGSVFLLLMSLLVFVGVKYVNQLASLFLACVIVSILSIYTGALVSAFSPPSFPVCVLGNRSLSRHELHGDRCAKTVLEPQPDLVVYANASAGENETEATPAPPVMVERTTALWRRFCNSSELNAVCDEYFAHNNVTQVQGIPGLASAVITENIWSSYQSKGDLLEQGSSPAPSPAPYTHHFPYVFADITTSFTVLVGIFFPSVTGIMAGSNRSGDLKDAQRSIPIGTILAILTTSVVYLSSVLLFGSCVKGVLLRDKFGDSVNGKLVVGTLSWPSPWVIVIGSFFSTCGAGLQSLTGAPRLLQAIAKDNIIPFLRVFGHGKANGEPTWALLLTAFIAELGILIASLDLVAPILSMFFLMCYLFVNLACALQTLLRTPNWRPRFSYYHWALSFLGMVICLALMFISSWYYAIVAIVIAGMIYKYIEYHGAEKEWGDGIRGLSLSAARYALLRLEEGPPHTKNWRPQLLVLLKLDEDAHVKSPRLLTFASQLKAGKGLTIVGTVLPGNFLFSYGESLAAEQTLKHLMEKERVKGFVQCIVAQKPREGISHMIQSSGLGGMRPNTVVMGWPHAWRQSEDPQSWKTFINTVRLTTASHLALLVPKNISLYPTNSEPYTEGYIDVWWIVHDGGMLMLLPFLLRQHKVWRKCGMRIFTVAQMEDNSIQMKKDLATFLYHLRIEAEVEVVEMHDSDISAYTYERTLMMEQRSQMLRQMRLSKSDRDKEAQLVKDRNSMLRLTSIGSDDDDDTDGGGGADKAGGAAEHRRVHMTWTKDKALELRGHKQSNTHVYSDCSTPEGFRDMLSIRPDHSNVRRMHTAIKLNEVIVNKSHDARLVLLNMPGPPRNPDGDENYMEFLEVLTEGLERVLLVRGGGSEVITIYS encoded by the exons ATGGCGTCCTCCGTGCGCTTCACCGTCACCCCCACCAAGGCCGAGGACGTCCCGGGACTGTCGGACGCTTCGCCGGACATCAGCTCGCGCGGCGCCAGGGTGCACTTCGGCTCGCGGGAGAGCGTCAGTAACAGCGAGGACACGCCCGACCGCAGCCACCACGACCAGG GAGAAGGGAACCCCAAGATCTCCAGCGTCTACATCAACAACAGTCACAACACTGACGATGATGATTTCTACGACCGAAACCTGGCTCTGTTTGAG gaAGAGATGGACACTCGTCCAAAGGTTTCCTCTCTCCTCTCGCATCTGGCTAACTACACAAACCTCACACAGGGAGCGCGAGAGCACGAGGAGGCCGAGAGCATCGGAGAGAAACGCAAACCCCACAAG TCTCCTCAGATGGGTACGTTCATGGGCGTGTACCTGCCGTGCCTGCAGAACATATTCGGGGTCATCCTGTTCCTCAGGCTCACCTGGGTGGTGGGTACTGCGGGGGTGCTGCAGGCGCTCTGCATCGTCTTCATCTGCTGCTGCTGC ACCATGCTGACGGCCATATCTATGAGCGCCATCGCTACCAATGGAGTGGTACCAG CCGGGGGCTCCTATTTTATGATCTCCAGATCATTGGGCCCTGAGTTTGGGGGTGCAGTGGGGTTATGTTTTTATCTGGGCACCACCTTCGCTGGGTCCATGTACATCCTGGGAGCCATCGAGATCCTCCTG atgtACATCGCGCCGTCGGCCGCCGTCTTCTACTCCCACGAGCCCGAGGGCGAGGCGGCGGCCATGCTGAACAACATGCGCGTGTACGGCTCGGTGTTCCTGCTGCTCATGTCGCTCCTGGTGTTCGTGGGCGTGAAATACGTCAACCAGCTGGCGTCTCTGTTCCTGGCCTGCGTCATCGTCTCCATCCTCTCCATCTACACCGGGGCGCTGGTGTCCGCCTTCAGCCCGCCCTCCTTCCC tgtgtgtgtgttggggaacCGGAGCCTCTCCCGGCACGAGCTTCACGGCGACAGGTGCGCCAAGACGGTCCTGGAGCCGCAACCGGACCTCGTGGTCTACGCCAACGCCAGCGCGGGCGAGAACGAGACGGAGGCCACGCCCGCGCCGCCGGTGATGGTGGAGAGGACCACGGCGCTGTGGCGGCGCTTCTGTAACTCGTCCGAGCTGAACGCCGTGTGTGACGAGTACTTCGCTCACAACAACGTCACCCAGGTGCAGGGCATCCCCGGCCTCGCCAGCGCCGTCATTACAG AGAACATCTGGAGCTCGTACCAGAGTAAAGGAGATCTTCTGGAGCAGGGGTCCAGCCCCGCCCCCAGCCCCGCCCCCTACACCCACCACTTTCCGTACGTGTTTGCCGACATCACCACGTCCTTCACCGTCCTGGTGGGAATCTTCTTCCCCTCTGTAACAG GTATCATGGCGGGTTCGAACCGTTCGGGTGATCTGAAGGACGCCCAGCGCTCCATACCCATCGGCACTATTCTGGCCATCCTCACCACCTCCGTCGTGT atctcagcagtgttcTGCTCTTCGGTTCCTGTGTGAAGGGAGTGCTGCTCCGAGACAA GTTTGGAGACTCGGTGAATGGTAAACTGGTGGTCGGTACCCTCTCGTGGCCTTCACCCTGGGTGATTGTGATTGGTTCCTTCTTCTCTACGTGTGGTGCAGGTCTGCAGTCGCTTACCGGCGCCCCCCGTCTGCTGCAGGCCATCGCCAAGGACAACATCATTCCCTTCCTCAGA GTGTTCGGTCATGGTAAAGCTAACGGAGAACCCACCTGGGCTCTGCTGCTCACTGCGTTCATCGCTGAACTGGGAATTCTCATCGCCTCACTGGATCTGGTGGCTCCCATTCTCTCTAT GTTTTTCCTGATGTGTTATCTCTTTGTGAATCTGGCATGTGCACTCCAGACCCTTTTGAGGACCCCCAACTGGAGACCCCGATTCTCCTATTATCACTg GGCCCTGTCGTTCTTGGGGATGGTCATTTGCCTGGCCTTGATGTTCATTTCCTCCTGGTACTACGCCATCGTTGCCATAGTGATCGCCGGCATGATCTACAAGTACATCGAGTATCACGG GGCGGAGAAGGAGTGGGGCGACGGCATCCGAGGTCTGTCTCTGAGCGCCGCCCGTTACGCCCTGCTCAGGCTGGAGGAGGGACCACCACACACCAAAAACTGGAG ACCTCAGCTGCTGGTCTTGCTGAAGCTGGATGAAGATGCCCACGTCAAATCTCCACGTCTGCTGACCTTCGCCTCTCAGCTCAAGGCGGGTAAAGGACTGACCATCGTGGGGACGGTCCTCCCCGGCAACTTCCTCTTCAGCTACGGAGAGTCGCTGGCCGCTGAGCAG ACCTTGAAGCATCTGATGGAGAAGGAGCGGGTGAAGGGATTCGTGCAGTGCATCGTGGCCCAGAAACCGCGCGAGGGCATCAGTCACATGATCCAGTCCAGCGGTTTGGGTGGCATGAGGCCCAACACGGTGGTGATGGGGTGGCCCCATGCCTGGAGGCAGAGTGAAGATCCTCAGAGCTggaagaccttcatca ACACCGTGCGCTTGACCACAGCATCACATCTGGCTCTGCTGGTACCCAAAAACATCTCTCTGTACCCCACCAACAGTGAGCCGTATACAGAGGGTTACATCGACGTGTGGTGGATCGTACATGATGGAGGAATGCTCATGCTGCTGCCCTTCCTACTGCGCCAACacaag GTGTGGCGTAAGTGTGGGATGAGGATCTTCACTGTAGCTCAGATGGAAGATAACTCCATCCAGATGAAGAAGGACCTGGCCACGTTCCTCTACCACCTGCGTATAGAAGCTGAGGTGGAGGTGGTGGAGATG catGACAGTGATATCAGTGCGTACACGTACGAAAGAACCCTGATGATGGAGCAGCGCTCTCAGATGCTCCGACAGATGCGCCTCTCCAAATCCGACCGAGACAAAGAG gcccAGTTGGTGAAGGACAGGAACTCCATGCTGAGGTTAACGAGTATCGGCTCTGACGATGATGACGACACCGACGGAGGGGGTGGGGCAGATAAAGCGGGCGGAGCCGCCGAGCATAGGCGTGTCCACATGacctggaccaaagacaaagcTCTGGAACTGCGAGGACACAAACAATCGAACACACACGTTTACTCCGACTGCAGCACGCCCGAGGGCTTCAGGGACATGCTCAGCATCCGGCC GGATCATTCCAACGTCAGACGCATGCACACCGCCATCAAACTCAACGAGGTCATCGTCAACAAGTCCCATGATGCTCGGCTGGTTCTGCTCAACATGCCGGGGCCGCCGAGGAACCCCGACGGAGACGAGAACT